In Paraburkholderia acidisoli, one DNA window encodes the following:
- a CDS encoding DUF3820 family protein, producing the protein MQAPDLERLVTLTMPYGKYKGRLIADLPGHYLNWFAREGFPQGELGRLLALMHELDHNGLKGLLDPLRKRA; encoded by the coding sequence ATGCAAGCTCCCGACCTCGAACGCCTCGTCACGCTCACCATGCCCTACGGCAAATACAAGGGCCGCCTGATCGCGGACCTGCCCGGGCATTACCTCAACTGGTTCGCCCGCGAAGGGTTCCCGCAAGGCGAACTCGGGCGACTGCTCGCGCTGATGCACGAGCTGGACCATAACGGATTGAAAGGTTTGCTCGATCCGCTGCGCAAGCGCGCCTAG
- a CDS encoding MotA/TolQ/ExbB proton channel family protein → MQDWLGIVQAARIGGWVVYPLTLLAVIALVVVLDRAWVFWRFAAVAQPDADGKVSGETDLAAAIGRLPPQHALRRLLEPLMRNATKPAWWIEARANALALEIQREMSRGLWVLETIVTAAPLLGLLGTIVGMMHAFRLIGNNGLVNPGGVTGGVAQALVATAIGLVIALVSLFAFNYFSRRTERLVEELETAANAWLSDVRLAQEREAPAR, encoded by the coding sequence ATGCAAGACTGGCTCGGAATCGTACAGGCCGCGCGTATTGGCGGCTGGGTCGTGTATCCGCTGACTCTGCTCGCCGTGATCGCGCTCGTCGTCGTGCTCGACCGCGCCTGGGTCTTCTGGCGCTTCGCCGCCGTGGCGCAGCCGGATGCCGACGGCAAGGTTTCCGGCGAGACGGATCTGGCCGCCGCGATCGGGCGCCTGCCGCCGCAGCACGCGCTGCGCAGGCTGCTGGAACCGCTCATGCGCAACGCCACGAAGCCCGCGTGGTGGATCGAGGCGAGGGCGAACGCGCTCGCCCTGGAGATCCAGCGCGAGATGTCGCGCGGGCTGTGGGTGCTCGAAACCATCGTGACCGCGGCGCCGCTGCTCGGGCTGCTGGGCACTATCGTCGGCATGATGCACGCGTTCAGGCTGATCGGTAACAACGGGCTCGTCAATCCCGGCGGCGTAACGGGGGGCGTGGCGCAGGCGCTCGTGGCCACCGCCATCGGCCTCGTGATCGCACTGGTTTCGCTGTTCGCGTTCAACTACTTCTCGCGGCGCACCGAGCGGCTCGTGGAGGAACTCGAAACCGCGGCGAACGCCTGGCTGAGCGATGTGCGGCTCGCCCAGGAACGCGAGGCGCCTGCGCGATGA
- a CDS encoding autotransporter outer membrane beta-barrel domain-containing protein, producing the protein MTKLALWSGALSSGALSPAADAACTASAPASSTTVTCSGAGIGTVNAATGSTNVTVNLDSTASGSFALPGTPTPFTVDTNSAITNNGALALSGNGSGVANRGATLLGVNDGNVVTNAASGTISTTGTYNDGLAANGSNNRLVNNGTITTTGANSYGMTAAWGQSNTGETGNTLVNTGSVTTSGGNARAASLLGGNSTIDNSGTLTANGRDSPAVFMQGNNETLVNSGTIQTTGTASSTGSVDAVVSNTVGSSFTATITNAAGGQIIANNGSGIRSTNGNTTITNAGLIQGGNGTAIRNGNGNDALILQTGSQIVGIANGGAGNNLVRLQGSGTASNAFVGYQTLTMEGDAWTWSGTGTFSTAQVQSGTLDLTGTLGTTTSTVTASVNAGATLQANASNLPLTVTDNGLVRFQQDGAGTYTGAIGGTGAMEKTGAGTLVMMPAGGNTYSGGTTITQGTLSLAADNALGATRGALALNGGTLQFAGAFDLAASRAISITANNGTIDTQDYDTTIAQAMSGAGTLTKLGSGALTLNGANGYTGGTNVNAGTLIVGDGTSATAALAGGGAVTVASGATLAGYGSVTGDVTNGGTIAVANALASLASGATGNLQINGNLTNAGLVQLGGAGVGNTLTVAGNYIGQNATIALNTYLAGDGAPSDKLVVNGGTASGTSALKVTNVGGPGAQTLGDGIEVVQAANGATTSASAFTLDGGSAKAGAYEYFLAKGGESAGSGSNWYLRNTIPVQPAAPTQPVSPGSPPPAPQTPIVAAPGTPEAITTAVEQAPQSGTPVPVYRPEAALYAAAPAAARQLGLLQIDTFHDRQGEQGLLTETGTVPATWARAWGGSSTVAGGGDLKPSYDATVWGMQVGQDVYANTTANGVRNHYGFFLGFARSVGDVNGLALGQPDYGVGALQVNAYNLGAYWTHIGASGWYTDAVATGSALSVSTRSIDGVRGSTHGGAFTGSVEAGLPIALGYGLTLEPQAQLVWQWLSLDQFDDGVSNVTWNNGSTFLARVGTRLQWAFDAHGVNWEPYLRVNVLRSFGSGDQTTFSGTTTLGTPVGQTAGQVGAGLVAQVTKRGSVFATFSYTGNLGGEHVRTITGDAGLRWAW; encoded by the coding sequence ATGACGAAGCTGGCGCTGTGGTCGGGCGCGCTTTCGTCCGGGGCGCTTTCCCCGGCGGCGGATGCGGCGTGCACGGCGAGCGCGCCCGCGAGCAGTACCACGGTCACGTGCTCGGGGGCGGGCATCGGCACGGTCAACGCGGCCACCGGCAGCACCAATGTGACCGTGAATCTCGATTCGACGGCTTCGGGAAGTTTCGCACTACCAGGCACGCCCACGCCCTTCACCGTCGACACGAATAGCGCCATCACGAATAACGGTGCGCTCGCGCTCTCGGGCAACGGTTCGGGGGTCGCGAATCGCGGCGCCACGCTGCTCGGCGTCAACGACGGCAACGTCGTCACCAACGCGGCGAGCGGCACGATCAGCACCACCGGCACCTACAACGACGGCCTCGCGGCGAACGGTAGCAACAATCGCCTCGTCAACAACGGCACGATCACGACCACGGGCGCGAACTCGTACGGCATGACGGCCGCCTGGGGGCAGAGCAACACCGGCGAAACCGGCAACACGCTCGTCAATACGGGCAGCGTGACCACGTCCGGCGGCAACGCGCGCGCAGCCTCGCTGCTGGGCGGCAACAGCACGATCGACAACAGCGGCACGCTTACCGCGAACGGCCGCGACAGTCCCGCTGTGTTCATGCAGGGCAACAACGAGACGCTCGTCAACAGCGGCACGATCCAGACCACCGGCACGGCGTCGAGCACGGGCAGTGTCGACGCGGTGGTGTCGAACACGGTGGGCAGTTCGTTCACGGCGACCATCACGAACGCGGCGGGCGGCCAGATCATCGCCAATAACGGCAGCGGCATACGCTCGACCAACGGCAACACGACTATCACGAACGCGGGTTTGATCCAGGGCGGCAACGGCACGGCGATTCGCAACGGCAACGGCAACGACGCGCTGATTCTGCAAACCGGCTCGCAGATCGTCGGCATCGCGAATGGCGGCGCGGGCAACAACCTCGTGCGTCTGCAAGGCTCGGGCACGGCGTCGAACGCGTTCGTGGGCTATCAGACGCTCACCATGGAGGGCGATGCGTGGACATGGTCCGGCACGGGCACCTTCTCGACGGCGCAGGTGCAAAGCGGCACGCTGGACCTCACGGGCACGCTCGGCACGACGACCTCGACGGTCACCGCGAGCGTGAATGCGGGCGCGACGCTGCAGGCGAACGCGTCGAACCTGCCGCTGACCGTGACCGACAACGGCCTCGTGCGGTTCCAGCAGGACGGCGCGGGCACGTATACCGGCGCGATCGGCGGAACGGGCGCGATGGAGAAAACCGGCGCGGGCACGCTCGTCATGATGCCCGCCGGTGGCAATACGTACTCGGGCGGCACGACGATCACACAAGGCACGTTGTCGCTGGCCGCCGATAACGCATTGGGCGCGACCCGCGGCGCGCTCGCGCTCAACGGCGGCACGCTGCAATTCGCGGGTGCATTCGATCTTGCCGCGAGCCGCGCGATCTCGATCACCGCGAACAACGGCACGATCGATACTCAGGACTACGACACGACGATCGCGCAGGCGATGAGCGGAGCGGGCACGCTCACGAAGCTCGGCAGCGGTGCGCTCACGCTCAACGGCGCGAACGGTTACACGGGCGGCACGAACGTGAACGCCGGCACGTTGATCGTGGGCGATGGCACGAGCGCGACGGCGGCGCTCGCGGGCGGCGGCGCCGTGACCGTGGCTTCGGGCGCGACGCTCGCGGGCTATGGCAGCGTGACGGGCGATGTCACGAACGGCGGCACCATCGCGGTGGCGAACGCGCTCGCGAGTCTCGCCAGCGGCGCGACCGGCAATCTGCAGATCAACGGCAATCTCACCAACGCGGGACTCGTGCAACTGGGCGGCGCGGGCGTGGGCAACACGCTCACGGTGGCGGGCAACTACATTGGCCAGAATGCGACGATTGCGCTCAACACCTATCTCGCGGGCGACGGTGCGCCTTCCGACAAGCTTGTGGTGAACGGCGGCACGGCGAGCGGCACGAGTGCGCTCAAGGTCACCAACGTCGGCGGACCGGGCGCGCAAACGTTGGGCGACGGCATCGAAGTCGTGCAGGCCGCGAACGGCGCAACCACGAGCGCGAGTGCGTTCACGCTCGACGGCGGGTCGGCGAAGGCCGGCGCGTACGAGTATTTTCTCGCGAAAGGCGGCGAGTCGGCGGGCAGCGGCAGCAACTGGTATCTGCGTAACACGATTCCCGTGCAGCCCGCCGCGCCCACGCAACCGGTATCGCCCGGATCGCCGCCACCGGCGCCGCAAACGCCCATCGTCGCCGCGCCAGGCACGCCCGAAGCCATCACGACGGCGGTCGAGCAGGCGCCGCAAAGCGGCACTCCCGTGCCCGTCTATCGCCCCGAAGCGGCGCTCTACGCCGCCGCGCCCGCCGCCGCCAGACAGTTGGGATTGCTACAGATCGATACCTTTCACGACCGGCAAGGCGAGCAAGGTCTGTTGACCGAAACCGGCACCGTGCCCGCAACGTGGGCGCGCGCGTGGGGCGGCAGCAGCACCGTGGCCGGGGGCGGCGACTTGAAGCCTTCGTACGACGCCACCGTGTGGGGCATGCAGGTCGGCCAGGACGTGTACGCGAACACGACGGCGAACGGTGTGCGCAATCACTACGGCTTCTTCCTCGGCTTCGCGCGCTCGGTAGGCGACGTGAACGGCCTCGCGCTCGGCCAGCCCGATTACGGCGTGGGCGCGTTGCAAGTGAACGCGTACAACCTTGGCGCGTACTGGACGCATATCGGCGCGAGCGGCTGGTACACGGATGCCGTGGCGACGGGCAGCGCGCTCAGCGTGAGCACCCGTTCCATCGACGGCGTTCGCGGCTCCACGCACGGCGGCGCATTCACGGGCTCGGTGGAAGCGGGCCTGCCGATCGCGCTCGGTTACGGCCTCACGCTGGAGCCGCAGGCACAACTCGTGTGGCAATGGCTCTCGCTCGATCAATTCGACGACGGCGTCTCGAACGTCACCTGGAACAACGGCAGCACGTTTCTGGCGCGCGTCGGCACGCGGCTGCAATGGGCGTTCGACGCGCACGGCGTGAACTGGGAGCCGTATCTGCGCGTGAATGTGCTGCGTTCGTTCGGCAGCGGCGACCAGACCACCTTCAGCGGCACCACCACGCTCGGCACGCCCGTGGGGCAAACGGCGGGACAGGTGGGCGCGGGACTCGTCGCGCAGGTGACGAAGCGCGGCAGCGTGTTCGCCACCTTCAGCTATACCGGCAATCTTGGCGGCGAACACGTGCGCACGATTACCGGCGACGCGGGGCTGCGCTGGGCGTGGTGA
- a CDS encoding MarR family winged helix-turn-helix transcriptional regulator, which translates to MTQRIDPATPELAHAIAGDLRAVVGKLRRRFREHAILGDFTPSQLAVILRLEREGPATVSNLARAEGMRPQSMGTLVAALEAGGHASGAPDPNDGRQTLWSLTESLRKSLKAGRAARQDWLSHRIEERLTAAEQRQVVATLALLERLVDE; encoded by the coding sequence ATGACCCAGCGCATCGATCCCGCCACGCCCGAACTCGCGCACGCCATTGCCGGCGACTTGCGCGCGGTGGTCGGCAAGCTCCGGCGCCGGTTTCGCGAGCACGCGATTCTCGGCGACTTCACGCCCTCGCAACTGGCCGTGATCCTGCGGCTCGAACGCGAAGGGCCGGCCACCGTGTCGAATCTCGCACGGGCGGAAGGCATGCGCCCGCAATCCATGGGCACGCTCGTTGCCGCGCTCGAAGCCGGCGGTCACGCGAGCGGCGCGCCCGATCCCAACGACGGCCGCCAGACGCTCTGGTCGCTCACCGAAAGCCTGCGCAAATCGCTCAAGGCAGGGCGCGCGGCGCGTCAGGACTGGCTGTCGCATCGCATCGAAGAACGGCTCACGGCCGCCGAGCAGCGTCAGGTGGTTGCGACGCTCGCGCTGCTCGAACGTCTCGTCGACGAGTGA
- a CDS encoding MocE family 2Fe-2S type ferredoxin, with the protein MTQWIDAVALDEIDDEDVMRFDHGGRTFAIYRVDDEVFASDGLCTHEQVHLGDGLVMGHVIECPKHNGRFDIRDGRPLGAPVCVKLATYPAKVEDGRILIEISGKL; encoded by the coding sequence ATGACGCAATGGATCGATGCGGTCGCGCTCGACGAGATCGACGACGAAGACGTCATGCGCTTCGACCACGGCGGGCGCACCTTTGCGATCTACCGCGTGGACGACGAAGTGTTCGCCAGCGACGGCCTCTGCACGCACGAACAGGTGCACCTTGGCGACGGGCTCGTGATGGGCCACGTGATCGAATGCCCGAAGCACAACGGCCGCTTCGACATTCGCGACGGCAGGCCGCTCGGCGCGCCCGTGTGCGTGAAACTCGCGACATACCCGGCAAAAGTCGAGGATGGCCGGATATTGATCGAGATTTCAGGGAAGCTTTGA
- a CDS encoding MFS transporter: MSTPATGIFRSLKTYNYRVWAAGALVSNVGTWMQRTAQDWLVLTGLTHHSAAAVGIVMSLQFGPQMLFLPWSGYAADHMDQRKLLMYTQATLGALSIVLGVLTVTHVVQLWHVYVFAFLFGCATAFDSPVRQTFVSELVRDADLPNAVALNSTSFNAARMIGPAVAGVVIAGVGVGWAFVLNGLSFIAVLISLTRLRVDELRAAKLKTPAKGGLAAGFHYVWGRPDLKAIVIMLFLIGTFGLNFPIFISTMAVRVFHAEAGRYGLLSSLMAVGTMSGAFFGAGRSQPRFMSLLIASAVFGVGCTLAAVAPGYWWFGAALVVIGIASLTFMTETNSLMQLSTEPGMRGRVLAIRLAVALGGTPIGAPIVGWIADHWGPRWALLVGAAAGFAAAVVAARAVARRAHIKA; encoded by the coding sequence ATGAGCACCCCGGCCACGGGCATTTTTCGCTCGCTCAAAACGTACAATTACCGCGTTTGGGCGGCGGGCGCGCTCGTGTCCAACGTCGGTACGTGGATGCAGCGCACGGCGCAAGACTGGCTCGTGCTCACGGGCCTCACGCATCACAGCGCGGCGGCGGTGGGCATCGTCATGAGCCTGCAGTTCGGGCCGCAAATGCTGTTTCTGCCGTGGTCCGGCTATGCAGCGGATCACATGGATCAGCGCAAGCTGCTGATGTACACGCAGGCCACGTTGGGCGCGCTGTCCATCGTGCTCGGCGTGCTCACGGTCACGCATGTGGTGCAGTTGTGGCACGTCTACGTCTTCGCGTTTCTGTTCGGTTGCGCCACGGCGTTCGACTCGCCCGTGCGTCAGACCTTCGTGTCCGAACTCGTGCGCGACGCCGACCTGCCCAATGCCGTCGCGCTCAATTCCACTTCGTTCAACGCCGCGCGCATGATCGGCCCGGCGGTGGCGGGCGTCGTCATCGCGGGCGTGGGCGTGGGTTGGGCATTCGTGCTCAACGGGCTGTCGTTCATCGCGGTACTGATCTCGCTCACGCGGTTGCGCGTGGACGAATTGCGCGCGGCCAAGCTCAAAACCCCCGCGAAGGGCGGTCTTGCCGCGGGCTTTCACTACGTGTGGGGACGTCCCGACCTCAAGGCGATCGTCATCATGCTGTTTCTGATCGGCACGTTCGGCCTGAACTTTCCGATCTTCATCTCGACGATGGCCGTGCGCGTCTTTCATGCCGAGGCGGGGCGCTACGGCCTGCTGTCTTCGCTGATGGCGGTGGGCACGATGAGCGGCGCGTTTTTCGGCGCGGGACGCAGCCAGCCGCGTTTCATGTCGCTGCTGATCGCCTCGGCGGTGTTCGGCGTGGGCTGCACGCTGGCGGCGGTCGCGCCCGGCTACTGGTGGTTCGGGGCGGCGCTGGTGGTGATCGGCATTGCGTCGCTCACGTTCATGACCGAAACCAACAGCCTCATGCAGCTATCGACGGAACCCGGCATGCGCGGCCGCGTGCTGGCGATCCGTCTCGCCGTGGCGCTGGGCGGCACGCCCATCGGTGCGCCGATCGTCGGCTGGATCGCCGATCATTGGGGCCCGCGCTGGGCCTTGCTCGTGGGCGCGGCCGCCGGGTTCGCGGCCGCCGTGGTGGCCGCGCGCGCGGTGGCGCGGCGCGCGCACATCAAGGCATGA
- a CDS encoding LacI family DNA-binding transcriptional regulator, with amino-acid sequence MSAEIPPRWRKRSARFVEIAALAGVSTATVDRVLNERGSVSVATRERVVAAARELAVPRQLPDTKHGLIHIDVALPESGVPFFARLREALQRATQMLDRRVVVHRLPISAADEARVTAALDAPPYRRGALIVTTQDTPAVRAALAAAIARGETVVTMVTDIGGLAHRHYAGIDNARAGATAAYWIGRLAREPGRVLVLPSRLDYRAHVERVEGCRAQLARRFASLAFECAGDETRDEDDRAFRAVMAALKRGPLAGLYNTGYGSAGVAAALRKHGAAGRTVWIGHEMVDLHREYIEAGIMDVAIDQDPDGQVIAALQHALHACGVVAEAPPAEPVEFRVFCPANVRLTRYLRE; translated from the coding sequence ATGAGCGCGGAGATTCCGCCCCGCTGGCGCAAGCGCAGCGCGCGCTTCGTCGAGATCGCCGCACTCGCGGGCGTGAGCACGGCCACCGTGGATCGCGTGCTCAACGAGCGCGGCAGTGTTTCGGTGGCCACGCGCGAACGCGTGGTCGCGGCCGCGCGCGAACTCGCGGTGCCGCGTCAGTTGCCGGACACGAAACACGGCCTGATCCATATCGACGTGGCGCTGCCCGAAAGCGGCGTGCCGTTCTTCGCGCGCCTTCGCGAGGCGTTGCAGCGCGCCACGCAGATGCTCGACCGGCGCGTGGTCGTGCATCGTCTGCCCATTTCCGCGGCCGACGAAGCACGCGTGACGGCCGCGCTCGACGCGCCGCCGTATCGGCGCGGGGCGCTCATCGTGACGACGCAAGATACGCCGGCCGTGCGTGCGGCGCTGGCGGCCGCGATCGCGCGCGGCGAAACCGTCGTGACCATGGTCACCGACATCGGCGGTCTCGCGCATCGGCACTACGCGGGCATCGACAACGCGCGTGCCGGCGCGACGGCGGCGTACTGGATCGGGCGTCTCGCGCGCGAGCCGGGCCGCGTGCTTGTGTTGCCGAGCCGGCTCGACTATCGCGCACACGTGGAGCGCGTGGAGGGGTGCCGCGCGCAACTCGCGCGGCGCTTCGCATCGCTCGCCTTCGAATGCGCCGGCGACGAAACCCGCGACGAAGACGACCGCGCCTTTCGCGCGGTCATGGCGGCGCTCAAACGCGGCCCGCTGGCGGGTCTCTACAACACGGGCTACGGCTCGGCGGGCGTGGCGGCGGCGCTGCGCAAACATGGCGCGGCGGGGCGCACGGTGTGGATCGGCCACGAGATGGTCGATCTGCATCGCGAATACATCGAGGCCGGCATCATGGACGTGGCGATCGATCAGGACCCGGACGGCCAGGTGATCGCGGCGTTGCAGCACGCGTTGCATGCGTGCGGCGTGGTGGCGGAAGCACCGCCCGCCGAGCCGGTGGAGTTTCGCGTGTTCTGCCCGGCCAACGTGCGGCTTACGCGTTATCTGCGCGAGTGA
- a CDS encoding fatty acid desaturase family protein, whose protein sequence is MCGKAQETTVANHADYQLVGGAGERARAAGLVNAEWYKCAVPRPLMKQLMQRSDARAIRDTAIWYAAILASAVLAGCLWHRHSWWAVPAFLLYGTLYCSPADSRWHEAGHGTAFKTRWMNDVLYQVASFQIFRRATVWRWSHARHHTDTLVVGRDPEIAAPRPTDWLSLALNVFAIKHVAKELPGTIAAARGKIGAEERSFVPETEWPKVRREARITLCVYALVIAACIGFRSILPLLYIGLPSLYGAWLYVYFGLTQHAGMPENVLDHRRNCRTVRMNPVFRFLYWNMNYHVEHHMFPMVPFHALPRLHEVVKADMPPPYASTLAAYAEIIPALVRQTRDPAYCVARPVPGEA, encoded by the coding sequence CTGTGTGGAAAAGCACAGGAGACAACCGTGGCAAATCACGCGGACTATCAACTCGTGGGCGGTGCGGGCGAACGCGCGCGCGCCGCAGGCCTCGTCAACGCCGAATGGTACAAGTGCGCGGTGCCGCGCCCGCTGATGAAGCAGTTGATGCAGCGCAGCGACGCGCGGGCGATACGCGACACGGCAATCTGGTACGCCGCCATTCTCGCGAGCGCCGTGCTCGCGGGCTGCCTTTGGCACCGGCATTCGTGGTGGGCCGTGCCCGCCTTTCTGCTTTACGGCACGCTCTATTGCAGTCCCGCCGACTCGCGCTGGCACGAAGCCGGTCACGGCACGGCCTTCAAGACGCGCTGGATGAACGACGTGCTGTATCAGGTCGCGTCGTTCCAGATCTTTCGCCGCGCCACGGTCTGGCGCTGGAGCCACGCGCGCCATCACACCGACACGCTGGTCGTGGGCCGCGATCCCGAGATCGCCGCGCCGCGCCCGACGGACTGGCTCTCGCTCGCGCTCAACGTATTCGCGATCAAACACGTTGCCAAAGAATTGCCGGGAACGATTGCCGCCGCACGCGGAAAAATCGGCGCGGAAGAACGAAGTTTTGTACCCGAGACGGAATGGCCCAAGGTGAGACGCGAAGCGCGCATCACATTGTGTGTGTATGCACTCGTCATTGCCGCGTGCATTGGCTTTCGTTCCATTTTGCCGCTGCTCTATATTGGCTTGCCGAGTCTTTATGGTGCATGGCTCTACGTGTATTTCGGCCTCACGCAGCATGCGGGCATGCCCGAAAACGTGCTCGATCATCGGCGCAATTGCCGTACGGTGCGGATGAATCCCGTGTTCCGTTTTCTCTACTGGAACATGAACTATCACGTCGAGCACCATATGTTTCCGATGGTGCCGTTTCATGCGTTGCCGCGTCTGCACGAAGTCGTGAAGGCGGATATGCCGCCGCCCTATGCCAGCACGCTAGCCGCTTACGCCGAGATCATTCCGGCGCTCGTGCGGCAAACGCGCGACCCGGCGTATTGCGTGGCGCGGCCCGTGCCCGGCGAAGCCTGA
- a CDS encoding energy transducer TonB codes for MIGRNAMRMVTLLDARRPRAVAGCVLAVALWSAFVGGFVGELAVAPQAAPPVTLDARLVEIVPPPAPSLPRPLTPSPPTAAPRAAAHVPAPARSMPVTHLAAPHAAASIPAPLAKPAATPVPSPAPETAPAAAPQATTAARSATDAPAAATDANASGNAAAHALVQPLPVIPDDLRDQGYQALALARFTIHADGSVDVALVHPTQNPRLNQILLESLRKWRFFPAMKAGHPVESEQDIRVHFNVE; via the coding sequence GTGATCGGCCGTAACGCCATGCGCATGGTGACGCTGCTCGATGCGCGCCGTCCGCGTGCCGTGGCGGGTTGCGTGCTGGCCGTGGCGCTGTGGTCCGCGTTCGTCGGGGGCTTTGTCGGCGAGCTGGCCGTCGCGCCGCAAGCCGCGCCACCCGTGACGCTCGATGCGCGCCTCGTGGAGATCGTGCCGCCGCCGGCGCCTTCGTTGCCTCGCCCGTTGACTCCCTCGCCGCCAACTGCGGCGCCTCGGGCGGCTGCGCACGTGCCCGCGCCAGCGCGCTCGATGCCCGTGACGCACTTGGCCGCGCCGCATGCCGCTGCGTCGATTCCCGCGCCCTTGGCAAAGCCCGCTGCGACGCCCGTGCCGTCCCCGGCGCCAGAAACCGCGCCTGCCGCCGCGCCGCAAGCGACAACCGCCGCGCGCTCCGCCACGGACGCGCCTGCCGCCGCAACCGACGCGAACGCCTCGGGCAATGCGGCCGCGCATGCGCTCGTGCAACCCTTGCCCGTGATCCCCGACGACCTGCGTGACCAGGGATACCAGGCGCTCGCGCTCGCCCGCTTCACCATTCATGCCGACGGTTCGGTCGACGTCGCGCTCGTGCATCCCACGCAGAACCCGCGGCTCAACCAGATCCTGCTCGAAAGCTTGCGTAAATGGCGCTTCTTTCCGGCCATGAAAGCGGGGCACCCGGTGGAAAGCGAGCAGGATATCCGGGTGCATTTCAACGTCGAGTAA
- a CDS encoding ExbD/TolR family protein, protein MKLQRSRASKRGRIEIIPMIDVMFFLLATFMLASLAMQRLDAVKLDLPQGVAQPLTAQAPLTLGITRDGQLQLNRQAVTLNQLAASVKRLLGPDGDVVVAADAGAPNGLVVQAMLQARQGGAAHFLIAVQRDRP, encoded by the coding sequence ATGAAACTGCAACGCTCACGGGCCTCGAAGCGCGGCCGCATCGAGATCATTCCGATGATCGACGTGATGTTCTTTCTGCTCGCCACGTTCATGCTCGCTTCGCTCGCGATGCAGCGGCTCGACGCGGTCAAGCTCGATCTGCCGCAAGGCGTGGCGCAGCCGTTGACGGCACAAGCCCCGCTGACGCTCGGCATCACCCGCGACGGCCAGTTGCAGCTGAACCGCCAGGCCGTGACGTTGAACCAGCTCGCCGCGAGCGTGAAGCGCCTGCTTGGACCCGATGGCGATGTGGTGGTGGCCGCCGACGCGGGCGCGCCGAACGGCCTCGTCGTGCAGGCCATGTTGCAGGCGCGGCAGGGCGGAGCGGCCCACTTCCTGATTGCGGTTCAGCGTGATCGGCCGTAA
- the alr gene encoding alanine racemase — protein sequence MPRPILARIHPDAIRHNLHVARQRAPQSRAFAVVKANGYGHGIERIYPALASADGIALLDLDEAIRVRELGWTKPLLLLEGLFEPADVALAVTHRLTVAVHCDEQLDLLAATRLAHGARPVDIQLKMNSGMNRLGFRPHAYRAAWERARGIDAIGEIGLMTHFANADDGHIDWQLDTFDAAVGDLPGERSVSNSAGVLWHPRAHRDWVRPGTILYGASPTGVARHIEDTGLRAAMTLTSRIIGVQTLAPAETVGYGRTFAVEQPMRIGVVACGYADGYPRHAKSGTPIVVDGVRTRVVGRVSMDMLTVDLTPCPQAGIGSSVELWGDQVRVDEVAEASGTIGYELMCALARRVPVQVSSDHAVREREAAAVA from the coding sequence ATGCCGCGCCCTATCCTCGCCCGCATTCACCCCGACGCCATTCGCCACAACCTCCACGTTGCCCGACAACGCGCGCCGCAATCGCGTGCGTTCGCGGTCGTCAAGGCCAACGGCTACGGGCATGGCATCGAGCGCATCTATCCGGCGCTCGCGAGCGCGGACGGCATCGCGCTGCTCGATCTCGACGAAGCCATACGCGTGCGCGAACTCGGCTGGACGAAGCCGCTGCTGCTGCTCGAAGGTCTCTTCGAGCCCGCCGACGTCGCCCTCGCCGTCACGCACCGGCTCACGGTGGCCGTTCATTGCGACGAGCAACTGGACCTGCTCGCCGCCACGCGTCTCGCGCACGGCGCGCGTCCCGTCGACATCCAGCTCAAGATGAATTCCGGCATGAACCGGCTGGGCTTTCGCCCGCATGCGTACCGCGCGGCGTGGGAACGGGCGCGCGGCATCGATGCGATCGGCGAAATCGGGCTCATGACGCATTTCGCGAACGCCGACGACGGCCACATCGACTGGCAACTCGATACCTTCGACGCCGCCGTGGGCGATCTGCCCGGCGAACGGTCGGTGTCGAACTCGGCGGGCGTGCTCTGGCATCCGCGCGCGCATCGCGACTGGGTGCGGCCCGGCACGATCCTGTACGGCGCTTCGCCCACGGGCGTGGCGCGCCATATCGAAGACACGGGTTTGCGCGCGGCCATGACGCTCACGAGCCGCATTATTGGCGTGCAGACGCTCGCGCCCGCGGAAACGGTCGGCTATGGCCGCACGTTCGCGGTCGAGCAGCCGATGCGCATCGGCGTGGTCGCGTGCGGGTATGCCGATGGCTATCCGCGCCACGCGAAGAGCGGCACGCCCATTGTCGTGGACGGCGTGCGCACGCGCGTCGTGGGCCGCGTCTCCATGGACATGCTCACGGTCGACCTCACGCCGTGCCCGCAGGCAGGCATCGGTTCGAGCGTCGAGCTGTGGGGCGACCAGGTGCGCGTGGACGAAGTGGCCGAGGCGTCGGGCACCATCGGCTACGAGCTGATGTGCGCGCTCGCGCGGCGCGTGCCGGTGCAGGTGTCGAGCGACCACGCCGTGCGCGAGCGCGAAGCGGCGGCGGTGGCCTGA